AATAGACCTAAAACATATGAGGCTTTACTATATTTTAACCCTTTGTACTCTGCAGTATCAGCCATTCCACCCGGTTTACTCCTAGCTTCTATAACAAGGACTTTTAACCCATGTTTTGCTAAGTAGTTTGCTGAGACTAAACCGTTATGTCCTGCACCTATGATGATAACATCATAGTTCATAAATCTTTAATCGAGTAGGAAGGTAAAATATTCAACTTAGAACAAAATATTTTAAGCGTGGAATCGAGATTTAATTATGCCAATCCCGCTTATAACTATTGATCTAGTATTAGAGGATATAAAAGAAGAGCTAAGAAAGAGAGGGAAGAATACTCCTAACGCTAGTGTCTCCCTCGTTGATTATTTACCAGACACAGTATTAGCTTACGTAAGGGCTGGTGATTACACGATTTATGTAAATAAACAACAATATTTAAGGGCTAAGAGGGCAGGATATGAATATGAATACTTATTCGTCATACTACTTCACGAATACTTACACTTAATTGGTATTGCCGATGAGAGAGAAGTTAGAAGGATTGATATGGAAATAGTTGAGGAAAAATTCGGAAAAGAAAGTTTAGCTTATAGAATTGCAATGGAATTAGCGGATCCTAGAGATATCAGGGAACCAGGATTAAGACCCCACACCTATATTTAATCTATTTTTTCTAAACTAACATTGTTTGTATCTAGTCCTCTGAAGAACCAGAATACTGTTGCTATCGCACCTATAACCCATAATGCAGTATTATACCAAATATATGTAGAGAGTCCTTGCAAATAACTTCCCAATACATATACTGAAATGGCATAAGCGGTAACTGGAGCTAGCCTAATTAGTCCTATAAGAAAGGCCCTTAAATTATTTGGCATTAAAGTAGGTTCATAGATTGTCCTAGTTGCCCATGCGAATTCACTGAATAACATGTTAGCGAAGAGTAAGATATAAAATCCTATGAGATTAAAATTAGAAGTTAGTAGAATTATTGGTATCATACTTAATGCTCCTCCAACATAAGAGAATAGGGCAAAAGTTCTAGTTTTAATTTTTGTTACTAATGCCCCGGCAATTAACCCAGCTATACTAGCACCTAGATTCGCTATAAAGATGATAAAACTTGTAGTAGCACCAGAAAAGTAAAAGTCGGCAACAACGAAAGCCATTAATCCATAAGTTAGATATTGTGAGATTCCGATTATTGCTAAAAATGCATATCTAGCACCTAAACTAAGTTTCTTATTTACCTCTCGTTCTTTCAGATCTTTAGTACTTCTAACTATTTTCTCTACTTCCTTTTCTGCCTTATTTAAATTTCCTTTTACTACTAACCATCTAACAGACTCTGGTAGTAACAATCTGATAATAATTGCAGTAATTACTCCTATAAAGGCAACAATTGAAAGTGCTAGAAGTTGTATTGAAAAGGAGTTTGATGCACTATAAGTTATATAACCTATTAAAGCTGCAACCATAGCACCAATATTATCAAAGTTTGGTGCCAAAACTAACATAATGTCTCTTTTATCTAAAGGCATCATCTCTGCAGTGTAAGATAACATAACTGGAACTTCTCCTTCAACACCTAAAACACCTAAAACTATTCCTGCTATTAAAAGGGCAATGTAAGGGAATTTTGCTAAGTTATCTACATTTAATCCAGAGAGTAGTGCGGCTAATGCGATGAGTAGTGTGCCTAAGGAGTATAAGGTCATTGTTATGAAAAATGTAGTTTTCCTCCCCAGTCTTTTATCTGAGAAGAAGGGTAATATTAGGTTACCAGCTATCGTAACAAATGTTGGAGTTAAAAGGAAAAATACATTGTTTATTGAGGGATATACTATTGGTGCTATTGATGATATAACTCCCCACATAAAGAAACCTATAGCAAGTGAGGCAAACATTAAGGAGTGGATACTCGTCCATTTAGCTTTATCTACTAACTCATGAATACTCTTCTCCATATTTGATATTGTATATTACTAACTTATAAACCTACTTATATGAAATTCCACTGAAAAAAGATTTAAATTCATTTTTCTATTTTATAACATTTTTCTATTTCTTTGTTTTTAATATAGAGATCACAATCTTTGAAACCAAACCAGAGCTTAATCTCACCTTCTTTTTCAGTCAAAACAATAGTACTTGGCTCATCAAAATTTTCCTTAACCCATAAAGCGTACCTACCATCTAAACTATCTAAATGGGCGATAAACTTAATCACTCCAAGTTCTTCTACCACTCGTACAAAAAGTAAAAATCGTGAGACCCATTTCTCAAGTTGACTTATTGCCTTATCTCTGAAATCTTTATTTAATGCAAGGTACTTATAATAGAATAGTTTAGGATTTATGATAGCCTCTAACACACTGGTATCTTCCATGAAATATACTTTGAGATTGTACTTTTGTAAAAATGATCTGAAAGTAGAAAGTCTATTTAAAAGTTCCTCAACTTTAGAAGCTTCGGGTAAATTAAATTTCAGAGAAACATAATTCGGTTCTATTTCTTTACATTCTCCGTTTTTGCATCTAGTTAAAATAAGTTGTAAATCCTTTGTGTATTCAAAAATATAATATTCATCAGAAGAAGTTGGAGAAGTACAAGGAATTAAATAATCTCCTTTAACACAGTATATGTATTTCATTTATATTAATTCTCACTCCCTATTTATAACTTCTACTTAACCTTTAACTTTTTATCAGTTAATTTAAATGTAAATCGGAATTGGAAAATCTTTGAAAATGTCATTCTTGATGTGAAAAATCTGCTTAATGCAATCTAAATCTCGATTAACGTTAAAGGAAATTGTTCTTCAATACTTTATAATCGATAGTTTTTCCGATATTGCAGAGTTATGTAGATATTACTGATAATAAAAGGCTATTAAAAGAGCAATAACTTAATGAAGTTCTTTATAACTCTGGTGTTACGGGAAATAAAATTCTAAAATTAGTGGTGATGTGACTCTCACACTCTTTAAGAAGTAGAAAAAATAAGATGAAAGAGATAAAATTTGTTTTATGATAACTTCTTCATCAATTCATAGAAATTTTCATATGGGTGTATTGGAGTAACTTCCACTGTAACCGAATGACCAAGTTCCTTCATTATCGGTAATGTTTCTAAAATCTCATCTAACTCCTCATGGGAGTTTACATCTATTATTGCAACTACTTCTCTCTTTCCACTTACCTTATAAAGTCCTTTAATTTTACCAGCTTTTACAGCAGATAACGCAGCTTCAGCCTCCTTTTTCCATATCTCCATTAATTGCCTTTGAGATATGTTCTCAGGTTGTTTAACCTTAAACCAAAGTAGGAATAACATCATATAATAAGTAAGTTTAGTTACTTATAAACTAATAGGTAATAGTTTTAATTTATTTATTTTCGCATTTAATGATATAATTGTCCCCTTTCTATCCCATACAGTACTGAGAAATTTGACAATATACCTAAAGCTAATATAAAGTGAATAAGTGTGAGAAGTGGGTTACCGAAATCTATAAATAAATATCCTAAAATACTTGCAATTATTACCAATCCTATATTACCCATTAATATCCTTTTCTCTAAATCAACTTTTACTCTCAAATAACCATAAACCGCTATTGCTAACAAAATAGCAGCTAATAATGCATGAAGGCCTAACAATTGGGGTAATATACCATAGAAAACCATAATATTACCTATTAGTAGTTGTAATATCGTTACACCGGCACCTATTAGCCATAGTTGACTGTTCTTCAAATTTTATCACCTCACAATTGATATATTAAGAGAATCTCCAACTTTCTTCTGAGATTTATAAGCCATTCTCATAGTTAGACAAAACTTCATTACTAGGGAAATGACTTTTACCATAGTATTTTATTATTAACTTAGGTTAAAAATTTTGTTTAGATAAACTTCTCAATATAGAAATTAACATTACTAAGAATATTAATGAAATAGTTATAGAGAGAAAGGAGTGTAATACATGCTCTCTAATTATGTTACTGAAGTTATGGATGGAATGGAATAGAAGGAATTAATCCTATCAAAACTAGGTAAGTATCAATGATTAAAAGGAATAACATTAGTAGTACAACAGTCTTATCAATTCTTGTAAACTCAATATCATCAATATAAGTTCTAGTCTTATAAGCCATAAAAGCCCTTGTTTCTGCAGAAATGCTCACAACCTTTGCCTTCTTAAATTCATAAATAAAGAGAGGAATAAAGGATTCAAACATAGCTCTCCACTTTTTAGTCCCCTTCATATACTGTAATTTTATTATAGTGTCAGCAGTGTCAAAAATTTTTGGAAGGGATACCAAGGCTACCGTAACTGCAAAGGTAATAGGCATGGGAACCTTCATCTTATGAAATGATCTTATAATTTGAGACGGAGTAGTGGTAAGAAAGATTAGACCAGAATAAAGGAACATTCCCCAAATTCTCATACTAACTTGAAAGGAGTAAATTATAGCTTGAAGAGTAAGATAGGGATCTATACCCATATAAACGAAATATTCTGGGAATCTCCAGATAATAAGTAAGTGATTTCCGAAAATCTCCTCTATTACATTAGGGGAAACAAAATAAGAATAATCAAGAACAGTACTTATCATCTGAAGTGAAGTAAAGGCTAATATTAGTTTAAGTCTTCTCAGAGTATAATAAAAGTAAAGAGAAACAGTACCAGCAATTAATCCAACCCACCATATTGATTCAGCACAGATAATAGTCACTATAAAGACTATTAATAACTTCACTAGGGGGTGAAGTTTATGATATATTGTCTTACCCTCTACATAAGTAGTTAATTTCTCAAAACCCCTAAATCCGAGGGCCTTAAAGAGTAAATAAAATGGAGATATAGATGAGGCAACAATTATTAACCAACTTATCAGTTCATGAAGTATCAACTTTACTCACCAATCCTTAATAACGTCTTCTGGTGAGATGGGGATAACCCTTCCATTAACCATCTTATATACTCTATCAGCATAATAGTATACGAAAAGGGGGTCATGAGTAACCACAAGAAAAGTTGCATCTATACTCCTTAGCTCTTCCCCTAACATCTTCCTATTATACCAGTCTTGTCCAGTAGTTGGTTCATCAAGAAGAAAGACCTTAACTCCAGTTGCTAATAGAGAAGAAATTGCAACCCTCCTCTTCTGTCCAACAGAAAGGAGAAAAGGATCTCGATCTTCTGGCAAATTAAACCTTTTCAACAGCTCTTTAATTACTCTCTCATCGTATTTCTTTCTAACCTTTGCTGGATATGATACCTCCTCTTTTACAGTCTTTTTAGTAAACATTAGGTCAATCTCTTGAGGTAGATAAGCGATTATTTCGCCCCTCTTTTCAACCGGGAGTTTAGAAATCTCCTTTCCCTCAACTTTTATACTACCGTAAAACTTCAAATTTATGGGTAAAATACCAGCTAATGCTTTTAGAAGAGTTGACTTTCCACTACCGTTATCACCAATTAATGCTGAGATACCTTTCCTTAACACAATTTCCGTGTCTACAATAGTCCTATTACCGTCAGTAACCTTAACCTTTGCCTCAAGTATAACCTCACCATCTCTTCTTTTCTTCGGAAGAGGAGAAGGTCTTAAAGGCTCTAAACCCAAATCCTCGAAGTCCACTTCCTTAACATGATCTCTCTTAATATCATAAATGATCTTACCTTTGTCGAGGATTATAATCCTATCAACGAATTCTAACACTTTGTTTATCTTATGTTCAGCAATAATCATACTCATCTTTTCTTTTAATCCTCTTAATGTAGTCAAAATTTCCTTAGTTCCCTTTAAGTCTATACTAGAAGTAGGTTCGTCAAGGATTAATGCTTTAGGATTCATTATGAGAATACTTCCCAAAACTACTCTTTGTTTTTCACCTCCAGATAGTCTAAAAGTCTCCTTATTTAAAAGGTGAGAAATACCAACTATTTGAGAAACCTTATTGATCCTATATAATATCTCCTCTCTTGGAATGTTTAAGTTTTCAGCACCGAAAGCCAACTCTTCAATTACGTAATAGTTAAAAATCTGCGAATCCGGATCTTGTAAAAGAGTACCCACAAACCTAGCTATTTGCTGAATGGTCGAATTCCTAACATTAATACCGAAAACCTTAACCTCACCTTCTTCTTCAACCTCTATCTCATGAGGGATTACACCGTTAATTGAGTTAAGGAGAGTCGATTTTCCGGAACCAGATTTACCTGCTATTAAAATTGTTTCACCTTCCTTAACCTCAAGAGAGTCTACATTTAAGGAGTATGAACTTTCTGGGTAAAAAACTCTTAATCCTTTAATTTCTAAGAAGTTCATATTCCACTTCTCACCACCCTCACAATTCTATTAGCTACTAATGCAGATATTTCCCCTATCACTACATCGCCTGGAATATAAGAGATTAATAGGAACTCTATTCTAGCCTGACTTGGAACGAACCCAAAAACTATAGGTGCAATAAAACCGTAAGTAAAGAATGGATGCACAAAGGAAAATACAAAGCCTAAAACACCTCCCTCGAAGAGTGCGAATAATGGTTGCATGGTTTTTTCACCTATTCCGAATATCCTACCTCGAGTTAAATAGATTGTAATGTCAGCCATAAGTCCATAAGTCAATACATCTTCAATAAGCCATAAAGGTTCTCCGGCAAAGCCAAAATGAATTAAATCACCTACAATGTCAAAAACTCCCATACTTAACATTCCCGCACCTACTTTCCTTATCACTCCCACTACAATAAAGAAGACTAGAATTCTGAACCAAACTGGAGGATTAATAAAGGGGTAAATTGGAGAAGGTAATATAATGGCATCACCTATAACGTGGTCAGCAAATGAAGTAATAGCACCACCTATTGCAGCAATTACATAATCCATCAGTTTCATTCTATTTTTACTTTTCCTAAATATAAAGAATGCTACTATTGCAGCAGCAATAAAATAACCCACTATTATAGGTAAAGGTGTTATTCCGGGCTCTAGTGAAAACATCTTATCTCCTCCTCACGAAGAGAGTTACACCTAGTATCATTAGAATTGCCACCACTACACCTATAGCAACAAAATATGGTGTATAGTTTGGTTTAGGTATGGGTTTAGTGGTAGTACTAGGTGCAGGAGCTGGGAAGTAGCTTATTGTTGATGAGCCATAGTTTATAACGTAGATGTAATGGTTTTGTGGATCATAAATTATACCATTGGGATCAGAACCTACAGTAACCTCTTCAACGAGTCCCCCTTTGCTATTAAATACTACTACAGTATCACTATCGTGTGGAATTGAGAGAACAATATCATTATCGTAAGGTATATAACACATCCAAGCATAACCGTTAATTGCACCTAAAGTATATGGGAGTGAATCAAATGCTATTACTTTTCCGTTAGTTAAGTTTATTATCTCGAAATAATGATGCCCCGGAGATACTGCAAGTTCATCAGGAGGTACAAAAACCATTGCTTCTACAGAACTTACATTTAGTGTAATGTTCTGGACTATTTTGAAGTTATTTAAGGAAATTCCGTAGATTAGTGGGCTACCGTAACCACCTACATAAACTACATTAGTATAGTTATCATAAGCCAAAGCCTGAGGATCAGACATTACGGTTACGTTATTAATATGATGATTTAGTGTTATGAAGTAGACCTTATCACCACATGATGCAGTAACTACTACATAATTACCTGCTGATATTATTGCCGGATATTTACCTACATCAGAAATATAATAATTCCAGACTGGGGTATCATTTTTAAGTTCTATTAAATGACCACTCTCATATACTATGTAAATATCATCACCTAAAATTGTAAGCCTAAAAGGGTTTGGATAATTAGGTAGATTAATTGTTGATACAATACTGTTATTTTCCAATATTTGTAACTCACCTGCCCCTTGTGCTATAAAGTATATTTTACCGTTATAATATATGCCGTAAGAAGGATTTAATGCTGTATTAATAGTTCCCACATTCACAGAAGATAAAGCAATTAAGATTAAAACTGGGAGTGTGGGCAACAATATTTTTAATTTGATATAAATTATATAGAATGTAAATTTAGTTTCAATTTATCGTCGGATCTCTTTTCTGATAGTAAAAGGTGTTACAATTTTAATCTCTATTTGAATTTTTATTGTATAATTAAAGTGTTTAAAAGGAAGAGGGATTTAAGGTAATTTTGAATAAATTACAAATGAATGAAATTGTTGTCCACACTCGATAGTGTCGTCATTAAGCTACAAATTCTGGGATTAGCCTTCTCTCCCACAAGACCAGCGCTATAGAATACTTCACCATATTTATACTCCTGTTAACAGCCTTCGTCGCCCTCTTGAAACGTACGAGCCTATCCCTCAGTGAGGAGTGAAAGGACTCGTTGGGGTTAACAGGTGAGACTACCGTGTGATCCTTTAACCAAAAGTAAACGTTGTAATCATCACTCACCCATCTACCATCATCTGGCAAGTACATTTTAACCTCACTGAAAGTATTCTCATCCCTATCACCCACAGAGTAAATTATGTATAACCCTAGCCTAGTGTACACGTGACAAGTAAACACCCACTTGTAGAAAGCCCTAGTGTTTCTGTACAAGTATGTCCACATCTCATCAACAACCTTAGTAACGACCTTACCCTTGACCAACTCTTTAGCCTTATTCCACAAGTCCACTAGCTTCTCATACTTCCTCTTACCATAACGCTTAACCCAAGTAAAAACAGTACCCAGAGGTACGTTAAGAACCCTAGAAATAGCCCTCATACTCATACCATTAGTATACATCCTCAAAGCCTCCTCCCTCACCTCCTTAGAGTGGTGGTGATAAACCGCGTCTGCAAGAAAGTACTTACCGCAATCCCTACACAGAAACCTCTGCCTACCAAGAGGCTTACCACACTTAACGACGTGATGACTACCACAAGAGGGACAAGCTATATCATGCCTAATTACAGGCTTCCTACCCATAAGTAATACTCATAATACAAATATAAATAGCTTAATGACGACACTATCTCCACACTCAAAACTGGAATAATAAGAAATATTTTCATAAGATAATATTTCCCAGTGGGTTTTTAAAATTTTCCAAAAGACATCTATAGAGAAAAATACTTTACATTTCCCAAAAATTATGCTAGTTACCTCTCAGCATCAAGATCTAACTTATCTGCGATATAATATTTATATATCTTAATTTTATATGCAATTAGCACCAGCTTCAAGGAGTACCAAAAATTCTGAACGATATCTACACGAACAGGAATGACTTTAGCCTATTTTTAACATCTTAAGATAGAACTAATCCCTTGCAAATATTAGAAAAGAATATGTAAATTTTCCACGGACTAATTTTCAATTACGACTTCTTCTAGTACTTGTCTCCTCATATAATCGGAAAAAGGAAAATGAAGACCATTCTTTATAGCTCTAACTAACTTCTCCTCATCTTTAACCATAACACCGCCAATAACATCTATACCATAATCAAAGAGAACATCAGTCAAGGGTGAAGATGGACCCACTAGATAAACCTTTGCGGATTTGCTCAATTGTAGAAGTCTTTCAATACTTTTATTTATTATAGTTGTTGCAGTAAGGATAACAATATCACTTTTAGGAATAACCTCCTCAGCTGCAAAGGAAAAGAGTATATTTTTGCTTGTGTTAAGCACATTCTGATTAAGTTCAAGGACGTAAAAATGCCTAGCTTTTTTCATAAACTTATCTACATAACCTGGAAAGTAACCAACCATTGTCACAGTTTTATCCTTACTTTCTTGAAAGGCTAGATCGAGAGCATTAGCAACTTTATAACTTTTAGGCGGTGGAATTGTAGAGTTAATAGCAGCAAGTCCAATAGAAGCCTCAAGGAAGTTCCAACTTTTTAAGAGCTCTGCTAACTTCCTAGTGTCTATCTCATGTAGGGATTCAATATTTCTAGGCTCTTCATTTGACTTATAAGTCATTGCCATACCGGCGTATTTTGACAAAACCACAGTCCAACCTAGACCTATTACTAATTCCCTAACCTTTTTCTCAGGCGTAATGGATATTAACTTCTCTATTAACTTCATAATAATATATATATATGAATATTTAAAAATATTTCCTCTCTCTAACAATTTCCTTCCTTACATTAGATAGGTTACTATTCATAATATTAGGTTAACCTCTTTTTATTCAGTCAGTTGCAAGACGAAATAATCCTCTCCTTCTCTAGTTATTTGTTATTCAACTTTTTCTAAAAAATTTAATATAAATCATATCAATATATTTAGATATTCATCTTTCAGTATTTTCACATATACCTAAAATTGTTATTCAATCGTAAAATAAATCATTAAAGCTTGTTATATATAACAAACTAAATTGGGAATTATTTATCACATGAGATAAGCTTATCTGAATGTTCTAATAATCGGCCTCTGAAATATCCTCCAGCAAACATTGGCTTAAACTTGACCTTACTTAGCTTTAATCTATCAATTAACAAAAATATTGCATCGTCATTAGTCATTGCTATTCTATCCATAATTTAATCGAATTTACTTTCGTTCTGTAAGATTAATTCTATATTGATTGATCCAATTTTGAATAAAACAGAAAAGAATCGCATAAAATAATAAAACTTTTTTACACCTTTTACTGATTCAATAACAATGGGTAGTTATGATGATGTAAGTAGACTATTGAGGAGAGCTGAAAAGTTTAGGAAAGATGCTATTAATGCTTATAATGAGGGATATTACGACATATCTTGTTTTTATGCAGAACAAGCTGTACAGCTTAGAATTAAAGCGTATATGCTGAGGAATCTTGGATTTATACCCAGAATTCATGGAATAAGAGATTTGCTTTCAATTATCTACAAATATACACGGGATAAAAAGATAATGGAATTTATAAGCGAAAATAGAGATTTGCTGAAGGAATTAGAAGAGGGGTACACTGAGACTAGATATGGTTCGATAGATTATACCGAGGAAGATGCTAAAGAGTGTTTAAATATAATGGAGAAGCTATTTAACTTAATATGAAGCTTGAGCCATACATTGAATTTGTTAAGGAAAAGATGTATATCCTTTCTAATTTCCCCCAAATATCTCCAGTAATATATGAGGCTATTAGAAAGTCACTTGATGAATATAATGTTAAAGCTGAGATATACTTTTTCGGTTCAATAATAGAAGGAAAAATCACCGTAATGAGTGACATTGATGTTGCGATTCTGGTCGATAAGGTTCCTGATAAGAGAAAAGAGATCGTTAGAAGAGTTTTTGAATTACTTGAAAATAAAGGATTACCCTGGTGGTTACCATTAGAAATTCACTTCTTTACTCCATCAATGTTTAATGCATTTAAGAAAGGGGGTGCTAATTTCATTAGGGCTGAAGATTATATTAAAAAGAGAAGAAGTTAGCCGCCAAGAAGGATTAATTGTTGTAAATTATTCAAAACTGATAATGTCACAATTAGGCCATATACTCTCTTTACTTTATCAATTATAGCAAAAGTAATGTATAATTTCTTATCTTTTAGCATATCCTTTTACGATTCATAAAGCTTCATCGAAGTAAGTCTTTTTTAGATTAATTTATTAGAATAGAATCAATCACCTAACTACTTAATACCTCTTTTTGAAATTAGGCTAATCATGAAACCATTCTATATGAAAGTATATTAATACAAAGAAAATATGGGAAAATACTAGTTCTTTTAACTATTATTTATTTTATCTTGTTTTTAAGCATCTTGTCTTGTTTATGAATTTTCGAAACAATTTATCCTCTAGCTTCTCTCAATAGAAAAAGTGGAATATCATCTTCAGATAAAACGATGACCTCTTTAGGATATCCTTTATGCGACCTTTCCTTTTTTATCTCTATCTTATAATCATTTGCTATCACGTCTATTTCACGATTATTCTTAAAATAAAACACCTCACCGAACTTTCTTAACATATGTTCTTGGACAATATGTTCAAGCATTGCTTCTTCTCTAACCTCTCTGTGAACCCACTTAGCCATAGTCGTATAAATGAAGGGGTCTCTGAAAAATATCTTCTTCTCTTTCTTTCTGTTTACTTCATTTCCTACCTTATAATAAGCTATATCAACTAAAAATATGTCCTTCAATAACTTAACATAATCCTCAACCGTCAAATGCGAAATCCCTAAGTCATTTGCAATTGAATTGAAAGACATTACAGAAGGGATTTTAGTCATAATAGATCTAAGAATATCTTGCACCTTTCCTACTTCCCTTTTCGCCTTAAATATTTCTGAGATTATACCGTATATTAATGCTTCACCAGCATCTTTATGTTCATTTATTGATTTAGGAAATCCTCCCTTCTTTTTATATTCATCAAAAAGAGATAAGGCTAAAGCGGAATCAGTCAACACTTTATCAATCTTATATCCGTGGACTTCTACAAACTGAGGAAAAGAGAGGGGAAGCACTAGTACCTCTTTTCCATACCCTCTTCTACCGGGAAATCTTTCGACACTTTTAGTTACTCCCAATGAAGATGAACCACTGACAATGATCACGTCTTTGGAGAACTCTCCTTTATCTATGTAATACTTTACTATCTTCCACCAGTCCTCAACAGAGGTTACTTCATCAAGTATTAAAATAGTACTTTCTACCTTTCTTTTCCTCTTCTCCTTTATAAACTCTGAAATAATTTCCCTAAGTTCTTGAAAAGAAGCTATGTAGTCTAAATCAAGATAAAATATCGACTTAGGATCTTTTCCCTTTTCTATTAATTCCTTGATCATTATCTTAAGTCCTGTAGTTTTTCCAGTTTGCCTAGGTCCATAGATGAAGTTTAAGCTGAAAGGAGTGAGAGAAATCTCATCAATCCAATTAGGTCTCCATTTTATTTTTTGTGATTCCCAATCCTCTATGTGCTTATCCTTCCAATTATCACTGTACCACCAAGGATTTAAGTCACTAAATTCCTCCACTTGTTAATATACTAACAATAATTATTTAAATCTTCGATAGCTGAATAACAACATTGAAAACTGAAAAATTTACTAGTAATAGTATTTTAATGTGTTAAGGGTCTTTCACAGTTCTTTTGCGAATTCACTTTATTTTCTCACTTCGAGATTGAATAATTGACTGTACATTGATAATTGGAGAGACCAAGGAGTTATACCACGGACTTAACGAAGATAATAGCATACAATTATTCTAACTCTATGAGAATATTACAATTTGCAAAGGATCTCCGAATCTCCCTATTTTAATGATATGAGATTATCTTCTCCAGAAGCATTTTATCTAAAGATCCTTCAACAAAGATTCTATCGCAA
The sequence above is drawn from the Sulfurisphaera tokodaii str. 7 genome and encodes:
- a CDS encoding muconolactone Delta-isomerase, producing the protein MLFLLWFKVKQPENISQRQLMEIWKKEAEAALSAVKAGKIKGLYKVSGKREVVAIIDVNSHEELDEILETLPIMKELGHSVTVEVTPIHPYENFYELMKKLS
- a CDS encoding DUF364 domain-containing protein, with translation MKLIEKLISITPEKKVRELVIGLGWTVVLSKYAGMAMTYKSNEEPRNIESLHEIDTRKLAELLKSWNFLEASIGLAAINSTIPPPKSYKVANALDLAFQESKDKTVTMVGYFPGYVDKFMKKARHFYVLELNQNVLNTSKNILFSFAAEEVIPKSDIVILTATTIINKSIERLLQLSKSAKVYLVGPSSPLTDVLFDYGIDVIGGVMVKDEEKLVRAIKNGLHFPFSDYMRRQVLEEVVIEN
- a CDS encoding energy-coupling factor transporter transmembrane component T family protein, with amino-acid sequence MILHELISWLIIVASSISPFYLLFKALGFRGFEKLTTYVEGKTIYHKLHPLVKLLIVFIVTIICAESIWWVGLIAGTVSLYFYYTLRRLKLILAFTSLQMISTVLDYSYFVSPNVIEEIFGNHLLIIWRFPEYFVYMGIDPYLTLQAIIYSFQVSMRIWGMFLYSGLIFLTTTPSQIIRSFHKMKVPMPITFAVTVALVSLPKIFDTADTIIKLQYMKGTKKWRAMFESFIPLFIYEFKKAKVVSISAETRAFMAYKTRTYIDDIEFTRIDKTVVLLMLFLLIIDTYLVLIGLIPSIPFHP
- a CDS encoding IS1-like element ISSto9 family transposase; the encoded protein is MGRKPVIRHDIACPSCGSHHVVKCGKPLGRQRFLCRDCGKYFLADAVYHHHSKEVREEALRMYTNGMSMRAISRVLNVPLGTVFTWVKRYGKRKYEKLVDLWNKAKELVKGKVVTKVVDEMWTYLYRNTRAFYKWVFTCHVYTRLGLYIIYSVGDRDENTFSEVKMYLPDDGRWVSDDYNVYFWLKDHTVVSPVNPNESFHSSLRDRLVRFKRATKAVNRSINMVKYSIALVLWERRLIPEFVA
- a CDS encoding HEPN domain-containing protein translates to MGSYDDVSRLLRRAEKFRKDAINAYNEGYYDISCFYAEQAVQLRIKAYMLRNLGFIPRIHGIRDLLSIIYKYTRDKKIMEFISENRDLLKELEEGYTETRYGSIDYTEEDAKECLNIMEKLFNLI
- a CDS encoding ABC transporter ATP-binding protein translates to MNFLEIKGLRVFYPESSYSLNVDSLEVKEGETILIAGKSGSGKSTLLNSINGVIPHEIEVEEEGEVKVFGINVRNSTIQQIARFVGTLLQDPDSQIFNYYVIEELAFGAENLNIPREEILYRINKVSQIVGISHLLNKETFRLSGGEKQRVVLGSILIMNPKALILDEPTSSIDLKGTKEILTTLRGLKEKMSMIIAEHKINKVLEFVDRIIILDKGKIIYDIKRDHVKEVDFEDLGLEPLRPSPLPKKRRDGEVILEAKVKVTDGNRTIVDTEIVLRKGISALIGDNGSGKSTLLKALAGILPINLKFYGSIKVEGKEISKLPVEKRGEIIAYLPQEIDLMFTKKTVKEEVSYPAKVRKKYDERVIKELLKRFNLPEDRDPFLLSVGQKRRVAISSLLATGVKVFLLDEPTTGQDWYNRKMLGEELRSIDATFLVVTHDPLFVYYYADRVYKMVNGRVIPISPEDVIKDW
- a CDS encoding MFS transporter, which produces MEKSIHELVDKAKWTSIHSLMFASLAIGFFMWGVISSIAPIVYPSINNVFFLLTPTFVTIAGNLILPFFSDKRLGRKTTFFITMTLYSLGTLLIALAALLSGLNVDNLAKFPYIALLIAGIVLGVLGVEGEVPVMLSYTAEMMPLDKRDIMLVLAPNFDNIGAMVAALIGYITYSASNSFSIQLLALSIVAFIGVITAIIIRLLLPESVRWLVVKGNLNKAEKEVEKIVRSTKDLKEREVNKKLSLGARYAFLAIIGISQYLTYGLMAFVVADFYFSGATTSFIIFIANLGASIAGLIAGALVTKIKTRTFALFSYVGGALSMIPIILLTSNFNLIGFYILLFANMLFSEFAWATRTIYEPTLMPNNLRAFLIGLIRLAPVTAYAISVYVLGSYLQGLSTYIWYNTALWVIGAIATVFWFFRGLDTNNVSLEKID
- a CDS encoding YncE family protein, which encodes MPTLPVLILIALSSVNVGTINTALNPSYGIYYNGKIYFIAQGAGELQILENNSIVSTINLPNYPNPFRLTILGDDIYIVYESGHLIELKNDTPVWNYYISDVGKYPAIISAGNYVVVTASCGDKVYFITLNHHINNVTVMSDPQALAYDNYTNVVYVGGYGSPLIYGISLNNFKIVQNITLNVSSVEAMVFVPPDELAVSPGHHYFEIINLTNGKVIAFDSLPYTLGAINGYAWMCYIPYDNDIVLSIPHDSDTVVVFNSKGGLVEEVTVGSDPNGIIYDPQNHYIYVINYGSSTISYFPAPAPSTTTKPIPKPNYTPYFVAIGVVVAILMILGVTLFVRRR